The sequence CAGCGACGCGGTCGTGGACCACTACATCGATGTCGCCGCGGAGCTCCAGGTCGACCTGGAGGAGCTGGAGACCCAGGTGTTCGCGCCGACCGGAGTCGGCAATTCCAAGAACACCGCGGCCCAGATCTACACCTTCAAGCGGCAGGTGCTGGAGTTCCGCCGGGCGACCGGGCCGCTGGCGGCACCGATGTCCCGGCTCGCGGGCGCCGGAGTGCCGTTCGTGCACGAGCACTCGCAGCCGTTCTTCCGCGATGTCGCCGACCACCTGACGCGTGCCAACGAACAGGTGGAGGGTCTGGACCGGCTGCTCTCGGACATTCTGTCGGCGCATCTGGCGCAGATGGGAGTGCGGCAGAACGACGACATGCGCAAGATTTCGGCCTGGGCCGCCATGGCCGCCGTCCCGACGATGGTCGCGGGCATCTACGGCATGAACTTCGACCACATGCCGGAACTTCACTGGGTGTGGACCTACCCGGCGGTCATCGCGCTGATGGGCTGCGCGGTGTTCGGCCTGTACCGGCAGTTCAAGCGGCGCGGCTGGCTCTGAGCCCGTACGGCACCGGACGGGACGGCGGGTTCACGCGTACTCGGCCTCCTGGACCGCCGGGCCGCCCAGCGGGTCACGCCGCTCCGGCTGCGCCAGGCTCACCATGCGCCGCCAGCCGACGAGGCGCTCGTACGCGTACATCGCGTGGATGCCCGCCGCCAGGACGGCCGCCCTGGCCCGGGACCAGTGCAGCAGCGCCCCCATGTGTGCCATCACGGCCAGGCTGACATCGCGGTAGACCCGGATCTCGGCCAGGGCGCACTCGCGCAGGACGCGCTGGATCCTGCGGCCGTGTCCGGCGCGGGCGAAGCGGAGCAGTTCCTCGTGGCAGTACGCGAGGTGGTTGTCCTCGTCGTTGGAGATCATCTTCACCGCGCGGCCGAGGTCGGGATGGTCGGCGAAGTGCTTGCGCAGGAGCCGCATCTGCTCGGAGGCGCGCTGCTCGGTGACCCGGCTGTGAGCCAGGTAGGTGATGATGTCGCGCTCCGAGAGCGGCTCCTCGCCGCTGAGCCGGAAATGTGCCAGGCCGATGCCGTGCCCTTCGAGCAGCATCGTGTAGTCGGTCTCCGAGGGGACCTCGACGGGCGGCAGTCCGCGCTTCTTCAGGAGCGCGTTGAAGATCCGGCCGTGCTTGTCCTCGTCGGCCCCGTGCCGGACGATCTTGGGGGCGAGGTCGCGCTGACTCGCGGGAACGAGCGCGGCGATCCGGGCGTTCTCCCAGCCGCCCTGGGACTCCCCGCTGGCGGCGATGGAGCAGAAGAGCCGGAACGATTCGTCGTCGTCGAGGATCTCCTCGAACAGGCTTTTTGCCGAGAGCATCACTGCCACCTCCGTACCGGTGTCCGCAGAGCCAAAGTCAAATGCGCTGCGGAACAGTCGGCAACCGGAGGCGCGTGGAGCGGCGCCGGGCGGGTGCCGCGTAACCGTCGGCCGTACGGCGCGTTGTGCTGGGTGACGGCCGTGGCGGGATGACCCCCGAGCCCCCACCACGGCCGTAGTGCTGCCCGGTCCTCCGGACCCGGGCCCTACGCGAGGCCGGAGCGCTCCAGGGCGTCCGTACCGGCGCGCAGGGCGACGATCCGCTCGTCGAGCGTGAAGCCCGCCGGGGCGAGGGTGAGGGTGGTGACTCCGGCGGCGGCGTAGGCCTGCATCCGCTCGGCGATCCGCTCCACCGGGCCGAGCAGCGTGGTCTGGTCGATGAGCCGGTGCGGTACGGCGGCGGCGGCGCCGTTCTTGTCGCCGGAGAGGTACTTGTCCTGGATCTCGGCCGCTTCCTTCTCGTAGCCCATGCGCTGGGCGAGCTGGTTGTAGAAGTTCTGCTTGCGGCTGCCCATGCCACCGACGTACAGCGCGGTGTACGGGCGGAACATGTCGGCCAGGCCGTTGACGTCGTCGCCGACGGCCAGCGGCAGGGTGGGGCACACGTCGAAGCCGTCCATGGTCTTCCCGGCCTTCTCACGGCCCGCCCGCAGGTACGTCACCGCGGTGTCCTCCAGGTGGTCGGCGGACGGGAAGATCAGCAGGGCGCCGTCGGCGATCTCGCCGGTCTGCTCCAGGTTCTTGGGCCCGATGGCCGCGATGTAGAGCGGGATGTGCTCGCGCTGCGGGTGGACGGTGAGCTTGATCGGCTTGCCCGGACCGTCCGGCAGCGGCAGCGTCCAGTGCTGTCCCTCGTAGCTGAGGCGCTCGCGGGACATCGCCTTGCGGACGATCTCGACGTACTCGCGCGTGCGGGCCAGCGGCTTGTCGAACTTGACGCCGTACCAGCCCTCGGAGACCTGCGGGCCGGACACCCCGAGACCGAGGCGGAAACGGCCCCCGGAGAGCGAGTCGAGGGTGGCCGCCGTCATCGCCGTCATGGCGGGCTGGCGGGCCGGGATCTGCATGATCGCGGAGCCGACGTCGATGGACTCCGTCTGCGCGGCGACCCAGGACAGCACGGTCGGTGCGTCGGAGCCGTAGGCCTCGGCCGCCCAGCACACGTCGTATCCGAGCCGGTCGGCCTCCTGGGCGACGGCGAGGTTGTCGCTGTCCATGCCGGCGCCCCAGTAACCGAGATTGATGCCGAGCCGCATATCCGCTCCCCTTACTGATCAGTAACGTCCCTGTGGTCCGGACTCTAGCGCGCGTCGGCGCGATCCGGCAGGCGCGGTGGCCCCTCGGTTGTCCACAGGCTCCCCCTCCGTGGAGCCATGGCCAGTAATCTCAGCGCCCATGGAGCAGAGGCATCTCGGCCGTACCGGCCTACGCGTGTCCCGGATCGGGCTCGGCACCCTCACCTGGGGCCGGGACACCGACGAACACGACGCCGCCGACCAGCTGAAGGCCTTCTGGGACGCGGGCGGCACCCTGGTCGACACCGCCGATGTGTACGGGGGCGGGGAGGCCGAGTATCTGCTCGGGCAGCTCGTGGACAGCCTCGTGCCGCGCCAGGACCTGGTCATCGCCACGAAGGCGGGCAGCGTCGCCGACCCGTACCGCCGCTTCAACGGGTCGCGCGGACATCTGCTGGCCGCGCTCGACGCGTCCCTGGAACGGCTCGGCACGGACTACGTGGACCTGTGGCAGGTTCACGCGTTCGATCCGGAGACCCCGATGGAGGAGACCCTCCAGGCGCTGGACCTGGCGGTCTCGTCCGGCCGCGTCCGGTACGCGGGCGTGTCGAACTTCTGCGGCTGGCAGCTGGCCAAGGCGGCCACCTGGCAGCTCGCCGCCCCCGGCGTACGCACCCGGCTGGCCAGCACACAGATGGAGTACTCGCTGCTCCAGCGCGGCGTCGAGCGGGAGGTGCTGCCGGCCGCGCTCGACCTCGGCATGGGGCTGCTGCCCTCGTCGCCGCTGGGCCGCGGTGTGCTGACCGGCAAGTACCGCCTGGGCACCCCGTCCGGTTCCCGGGGCGCGTCCGAGCAGCTGGCCCCCTTCGTGGAGCCCTATCTCGACGACCCGGCGAGCAGGATCGTGGACGCGGTGGCGACCGCGGCGGACGGCCTGGCCACGACGGCCCTCCAGGTGGCGCTCGCCTGGGTCCGCGACCGGCCGGGCGTGACCGCCCCGATCGTCGGCGCGCGCAACGCGCGGCAGCTCAGGGAGGCTTTGTCAGTGGAGGCGCTTAGTCTTCCTGACGAGATCTGCCAGGCGCTCGACGATGTGTCGGCGCCCGTGCACCGCTATCCCGACCAGGACTGGAGCACGCTGTGACTGCGCTTCCCCGGGGGGAAACCCCAGGCCCCTCGGCCGAAGACCGCGAGACCGACGCGGCCCCCGGCACCGTCGGCGCGCCCACACCGGGTACCGGCACGCCCGCCGAGGACGGGCCGTCGGCGCCGGACGCCCCGGCCACGCCCGACGGGGCGGCCGGGACCGGGACCACGGCCGACGAGGACGCGGCCGAGGACGGAGCCACCGCCGAGGACACGGCCGAGGACGAGCCGACCGGCGACGAGGCACCGGCCGCAGCCGCGCCCTCCGAGGCGGAGGCCGAGCTCGCCGCCCAGCGTGAGCTGCGGGAGCGGATCGAGAAGCGCAAGGCCGAGAAGGACGGCCCCATCCCGGCCGGTACGAAGCTCAGCGGCACCGCCGCCGATCTGCTCGCCGCGGTCCGGGCCGTGGAGAGCGGTGAGAAGGCGGGCACCACGTTCTTCGACTCCCCCGCCACCGCGCCCGCCCCCCGCCGCGCCGCGCCGGCCACCGCGCAGCCCTCCGCGCGTCCCCGGCCGCCCGAGCCGTCCCCGGCCGCGCAGGGCGCGTCACCCGAGGCCGCGGCCTCGGTGCGGGCGCTGCTCGTCGAGGGCGGGGCTCCCGAGGCACTGGCCCGCCCGGCCACCGGGACGCTGGGCGAGCAGGCCGCCGAGATCCTGCGCGAGGACCCCTGGCAGCTGCTCGCCGTCCCCGGGGTCCACCCGGAGCAGGCGGACGACTTCGCGCGGGCCCTGCTGGGTGCCGCCTGCGGTCCGGACGACGAGCGCAGGACCGCGGCGCTGGTGGGCTGGCTGCTGGAGCGGGCCGCCCGCCAGGGCCACACGGCACTGGACGCCACGGCCGTACGGGCGTCGCTGGCCGAGCGGGCGGTGACCGATCCCGACGCCGCCGTGGAACACGCCGTCGCCGAGGGTGTCGTGCTGGTCTTCCAGGAGGGCCTGGACCCGGCGGAATCGGCGGAGGCGACCGGATCCGCCGAGGAGAGCGACGGCACGAACGGCGTGGACGGCGTGGACGGCGCCGACAGCGCCGAGGAGGTGCGGGAGCCGGTCCAGGTGCTGCTGGGCCTCGATCGGTACGCACTGGCGGAGGAGAGCCTCGCCGACGGTCTGGCCCGGCTGGTCAACGCCTGCGAGAAGGGCGCCGACTGGACCGAGGCCGCCGCCTTGGCCCCGTCCCCGTCGGCGGCCGAGCTGATCCGTACGGTCGCCACGGGCGGCCTGGTCGCCCACAGCGGCGGCGAGGCGGCCCGCGCCGAGCCCGCGGCCCTGATCGCGGCGGCGCAGGGCCTGGGGCTGCGCGCCCTCGGTACCACGCACAGCACGGACGGCCGCCGCGGACTGGCCGAGGCGGTCGGTGATCCCGAGTCGGCGGTCACCCTCGC is a genomic window of Streptomyces sp. NBC_01237 containing:
- the corA gene encoding magnesium/cobalt transporter CorA → MPAVIVDCAIYRDGRRTEGPADFSDALDEARATGDAFLWIGLHEPTEKEFDLVRHEFGLHPLAVEDALSAHQRPKLEVYDDSLFAVIKPVVYEPEGDTVTADELMVFIGDSFVVTVRHGEGAPLAAVRRRLEADREVLKHGPTAVLYAISDAVVDHYIDVAAELQVDLEELETQVFAPTGVGNSKNTAAQIYTFKRQVLEFRRATGPLAAPMSRLAGAGVPFVHEHSQPFFRDVADHLTRANEQVEGLDRLLSDILSAHLAQMGVRQNDDMRKISAWAAMAAVPTMVAGIYGMNFDHMPELHWVWTYPAVIALMGCAVFGLYRQFKRRGWL
- a CDS encoding ferritin-like domain-containing protein, whose amino-acid sequence is MLSAKSLFEEILDDDESFRLFCSIAASGESQGGWENARIAALVPASQRDLAPKIVRHGADEDKHGRIFNALLKKRGLPPVEVPSETDYTMLLEGHGIGLAHFRLSGEEPLSERDIITYLAHSRVTEQRASEQMRLLRKHFADHPDLGRAVKMISNDEDNHLAYCHEELLRFARAGHGRRIQRVLRECALAEIRVYRDVSLAVMAHMGALLHWSRARAAVLAAGIHAMYAYERLVGWRRMVSLAQPERRDPLGGPAVQEAEYA
- a CDS encoding LLM class F420-dependent oxidoreductase, which encodes MRLGINLGYWGAGMDSDNLAVAQEADRLGYDVCWAAEAYGSDAPTVLSWVAAQTESIDVGSAIMQIPARQPAMTAMTAATLDSLSGGRFRLGLGVSGPQVSEGWYGVKFDKPLARTREYVEIVRKAMSRERLSYEGQHWTLPLPDGPGKPIKLTVHPQREHIPLYIAAIGPKNLEQTGEIADGALLIFPSADHLEDTAVTYLRAGREKAGKTMDGFDVCPTLPLAVGDDVNGLADMFRPYTALYVGGMGSRKQNFYNQLAQRMGYEKEAAEIQDKYLSGDKNGAAAAVPHRLIDQTTLLGPVERIAERMQAYAAAGVTTLTLAPAGFTLDERIVALRAGTDALERSGLA
- a CDS encoding aldo/keto reductase, which codes for MEQRHLGRTGLRVSRIGLGTLTWGRDTDEHDAADQLKAFWDAGGTLVDTADVYGGGEAEYLLGQLVDSLVPRQDLVIATKAGSVADPYRRFNGSRGHLLAALDASLERLGTDYVDLWQVHAFDPETPMEETLQALDLAVSSGRVRYAGVSNFCGWQLAKAATWQLAAPGVRTRLASTQMEYSLLQRGVEREVLPAALDLGMGLLPSSPLGRGVLTGKYRLGTPSGSRGASEQLAPFVEPYLDDPASRIVDAVATAADGLATTALQVALAWVRDRPGVTAPIVGARNARQLREALSVEALSLPDEICQALDDVSAPVHRYPDQDWSTL
- a CDS encoding helix-hairpin-helix domain-containing protein, translated to MTALPRGETPGPSAEDRETDAAPGTVGAPTPGTGTPAEDGPSAPDAPATPDGAAGTGTTADEDAAEDGATAEDTAEDEPTGDEAPAAAAPSEAEAELAAQRELRERIEKRKAEKDGPIPAGTKLSGTAADLLAAVRAVESGEKAGTTFFDSPATAPAPRRAAPATAQPSARPRPPEPSPAAQGASPEAAASVRALLVEGGAPEALARPATGTLGEQAAEILREDPWQLLAVPGVHPEQADDFARALLGAACGPDDERRTAALVGWLLERAARQGHTALDATAVRASLAERAVTDPDAAVEHAVAEGVVLVFQEGLDPAESAEATGSAEESDGTNGVDGVDGADSAEEVREPVQVLLGLDRYALAEESLADGLARLVNACEKGADWTEAAALAPSPSAAELIRTVATGGLVAHSGGEAARAEPAALIAAAQGLGLRALGTTHSTDGRRGLAEAVGDPESAVTLAGLLSGAEGPGRDEDGALALDLLVVLDAPQLDVEAAAILVEFLADGARLVLSGDPGVLGSAGAGRVFADVLAARACPQVVSRTPDPGPIGELVSGIGIGELNQVEAPGKEVVIVPVRDAGEAVHRTVQLVADSVPRAFGIPSADTQVITVGHGGSAGTRALNAALKQRLNPGPGRFGGFDPGDRVVHVPAPGRTVPGVVLSADAEGLRLDCAGTAVVVPQDRVETAVRHGWALSAHQAAGMRWPAVVVVLPGDAAQGLSRPWVYTAFSRGERHLSVVHGVDQALPHAVAQIPAQERTTRLRALLEALPTPDAAS